The Henckelia pumila isolate YLH828 chromosome 2, ASM3356847v2, whole genome shotgun sequence genome includes a window with the following:
- the LOC140879664 gene encoding transketolase, chloroplastic, translating into MASSSSSSLTLSQAVLSRAAIRRHGSTTSTSLSLPSFSGLKSTSTTTPSISGRRCSIPATIRRPIIASAAVETLDKTDTALIDKSVNTIRFLAIDAVEKANSGHPGLPMGCAPMGHVLYDEIMRYNPKNPYWFNRDRFVLSAGHGCMLQYALLHLAGYDSVKEEDLKSFRQWGSKTPGHPENFETPGVEVTTGPLGQGVANAVGLALAEKHLAARYNKPDSEIVDHYTYVILGDGCQMEGISNEACSLAGHWGLGKLIAFYDDNHISIDGDTEIAFTESVDSRFEGLGWHVIWVKNGNTGYDEIRAAIKEAKAVKDKPTLIKITTTIGFGSPNKANSYSVHGSALGAKEVEATRKNLGWPHEPFHVPEDVKNHWSRHVPEGASFEAEWNAKFAEYEKKYPEEATELKSIITGELPAGWEKALPTYTPESPADATRNLSQQNLNALAKVLPGLLGGSADLASSNMTLLKMFGDFQKNTPEERNVRFGVREHGMGAICNGIALHSPGIIPYCATFFVFTDYMRAAMRISALCEAGVIYVMTHDSIGLGEDGPTHQPIEHVASFRAMPNILMLRPADGNETAGAYKVAVLNRKRPSVLALSRQKLAQLPGTSIEGVEKGGYVISDNSSDNKPDVILIGTGSELEIAAKAGDELRKEGKKVRVVSFVSWELFDEQSDEYKESVLPSAVTARVSIEAGTTFGWGKIVGSKGKSIGIDRFGASAPAGKIYKEFGITAEAVVAAAKELL; encoded by the exons atggcttcttcttcttcttcctccctCACGCTGTCCCAAGCCGTGCTATCACGCGCTGCCATCCGCCGCCATGGCTCCACCACCTCCACGTCCTTGTCCCTTCCTTCCTTCTCCGGCCTGAAATCGACCTCTACGACTACGCCCTCCATCTCAGGCCGCCGCTGCAGCATCCCCGCCACCATCCGCCGCCCAATTATCGCTTCCGCGGCAGTTGAAACATTAGATAAAACTGACACTGCGCTCATCGATAAATCCGTCAACACGATCAGGTTCTTGGCAATCGATGCCGTCGAGAAAGCTAATTCGGGGCACCCTGGTCTGCCCATGGGATGCGCTCCGATGGGTCACGTGCTGTACGATGAAATCATGAGGTACAATCCTAAGAATCCTTATTGGTTTAATCGTGACCGCTTTGTGCTTTCCGCTGGACACGGGTGTATGCTACAGTACGCGCTGCTTCACCTCGCAGGATATGACTCAGTCAAG GAAGAGGATTTGAAGAGTTTCCGTCAGTGGGGAAGCAAAACGCCTGGTCATCCTGAGAACTTCGAGACACCTGGTGTTGAAGTCACTACCG GCCCACTTGGTCAAGGCGTTGCCAATGCTGTGGGCTTGGCTCTTGCAGAAAAACACCTGGCAGCTCGCTATAACAAACCCGATAGCGAAATTGTTGACCACTACAC GTATGTTATCCTCGGTGATGGGTGTCAAATGGAGGGTATATCAAATGAAGCGTGCTCCCTTGCAGGGCACTGGGGATTGGGAAAGCTTATCGCGTTTTATGATGACAATCACATCTCTATTGATGGTGACACCGAAATTGCTTTCACTGAGAGTGTTGACTCTCGTTTTGAGGGTCTTGGTTGGCATGTGATTTGGGTGAAGAATGGTAACACAGGTTATGATGAAATTAGAGCCGCTATCAAGGAAGCCAAGGCTGTAAAAGACAAGCCCACTCTGATTAAG ATAACAACTACCATTGGTTTTGGATCCCCCAACAAGGCCAACTCATACAGTGTGCATGGAAGTGCACTAGGCGCCAAGGAAGTTGAAGCGACCAGAAAGAATCTTGGATGGCCTCACGAGCCTTTCCATGTGCCTGAAGATGTGAAGAA TCATTGGAGCCGACATGTTCCTGAGGGTGCTTCATTTGAAGCTGAATGGAATGCCAAGTTTGCTGAATATGAGAAGAAGTATCCTGAGGAAGCAACTGAGTTAAAGTCTATCATCACTGGTGAACTACCAGCTGGTTGGGAAAAGGCTCTTCCT ACATACACTCCTGAGAGCCCAGCTGATGCCACCAGAAACCTCTCTCAGCAAAATCTCAATGCTCTTGCAAAGGTTCTCCCTGGTTTGCTAGGTGGCAGTGCTGATCTTGCCTCGTCCAACATGACCCTTCTCAAAATGTTTGGCGACTTTCAAAAGAACACCCCAGAAGAGAGAAACGTAAGGTTTGGTGTTCGTGAACATGGCATGGGAGCCATATGTAATGGAATAGCACTTCACAGCCCTGGCATAATTCCGTACTGTGCAACTTTCTTTGTTTTCACTGATTACATGAGAGCAGCCATGAGGATCTCCGCATTGTGTGAAGCTGGAGTTATTTACGTGATGACCCACGACTCGATCGGGCTTGGAGAGGACGGACCAACTCATCAGCCTATTGAGCATGTGGCAAGTTTCCGAGCAATGCCGAACATATTGATGCTCCGCCCAGCGGATGGCAACGAAACTGCTGGTGCATACAAGGTGGCTGTTCTTAATCGGAAGAGGCCATCAGTCCTTGCCCTGTCTCGACAAAAGCTAGCACAGCTTCCTGGAACCTCCATCGAAGGTGTTGAAAAGGGAGGCTACGTCATATCAGACAATTCATCCGATAACAAGCCTGATGTCATTTTGATCGGAACCGGTTCCGAGTTGGAAATTGCAGCAAAGGCTGGTGATGAACTCAGGAAAGAAGGGAAGAAAGTAAGAGTTGTCTCCTTTGTTTCTTGGGAACTTTTCGACGAACAATCTGATGAGTACAAGGAAAGTGTTCTGCCTTCAGCGGTAACTGCTAGAGTCAGCATCGAAGCTGGAACAACATTTGGCTGGGGAAAGATTGTTGGATCTAAAGGAAAGTCCATTGGAATCGACCGATTTGGAGCTAGTGCGCCTGCAGGAAAAATCTACAAGGAGTTTGGCATTACAGCGGAAGCCGTCGTAGCTGCAGCTAAAGAGCTCTTGTAG